From the genome of Pelobates fuscus isolate aPelFus1 chromosome 6, aPelFus1.pri, whole genome shotgun sequence, one region includes:
- the LOC134566012 gene encoding tachylectin-2-like, whose protein sequence is MDTPDTLLFAVKDYVARAGLPPKNLLDNFDARSSSVGKLNNVSKIAFNPEGVLFAVRGTELFMGAMPSDPNLDWFSTAKRVGKTDWDGFKFMFFDPNGLLYAATKKGEFYKGPAPSNENVSWLYGQATKIGTNSWNEFDALFFDPKGILYAVTNDDKLVMRSPPTKPDDNWLDSSKTIGKGGWRILTHFMAFTLESDLWCVDSKNGNIYKGPTPTVADTNYIEKAQKLGWGYNVYPLLSFTIDKTIQSIVSFEFLPASGKILSQGTEVVQTQIYNNKSSTPLKHTFSFSKTVTESSSFSQQHGFTVAVGAEMSFKAGVPFIGETETKISINVSTTHTWDFTTTNTTQTTFSSSTDVEVPGGHSIRMVASVTKAEMDVPFNAKIRTLFGYETTIQGMWKGVTHYNLMVTQEDYKP, encoded by the exons ATGGATACACCAG ACACCCTCCTGTTTGCTGTGAAGGATTATGTTGCCAGAGCTGGATTACCACCCAAGAATCTTCTGGATAACTTTGATGCCAGATCTAGCAGTGTAGGGAAGCTGAATAATGTCAGTAAGATTGCCTTTAACCCAGAAGGGGTGCTGTTTGCTGTGCGTGGTACAGAGCTTTTCATGGGAGCTATGCCTTCAGATCCAAACCTGGACTGGTTCTCAACTGCCAAGAGAGTGGGCAAAACTGACTGGGATGGGTTTAAATTCATGTTCTTTGATCCAAATGGCCTTCTGTATGCAGCTACCAAGAAAGGGGAGTTCTACAAGGGTCCAGCACCAAGCAATGAAAATGTGTCCTGGCTTTATGGCCAAGCCACCAAAATAGGAACCAACAGCTGGAATGAATTTGATGCCCTCTTCTTTGACCCTAAAGGCATCCTGTATGCAGTGACAAATGATGACAAGCTTGTGATGAGAAGCCCCCCAACCAAACCAGACGATAACTGGCTTGATTCCAGCAAAACCATTGGAAAAGGAGGCTGGCGCATCCTGACCCATTTCATGGCTTTCACCCTAGAGTCAGACCTGTGGTGTGTGGATTCAAAGAATGGCAACATCTATAAAGGACCAACCCCGACCGTTGCTGATACCAACTATATTGAAAAGGCACAGAAACTGGGCTGGGGTTACAATGTCTACCCCCTCCTTTCCTTCACCATTGATAAAACCATCCAGAGTATTGTGAGCTTTGAATTTCTGCCAGCTTCAGGGAAAATCCTATCCCAAGGTACAGAGGTGGTGCAGACCCAGATCTATAACAACAAGAGCAGCACTCCATTAAAGCACACCTTCTC CTTCTCCAAAACTGTAACTGAGAGCAGCAGCTTCAGCCAGCAACATGGATTCACAGTTGCTGTTGGAGCTGAGATGTCCTTTAAAGCTGGAGTCCCATTCATAGGGGAAACGGAGACCAAGATTTCCATCAATGTGAGCACAACTCATACCTGGGATTTCACCACAACCAACACAACACAG ACAACCTTCTCATCCAGCACAGATGTGGAGGTTCCAGGTGGACATTCAATACGTATGGTGGCATCGGTGACCAAGGCAGAA